Proteins encoded within one genomic window of Polaribacter sp. NJDZ03:
- a CDS encoding lipopolysaccharide biosynthesis protein: protein MGVVFKQSLKNTLFIYLGFAFGGINTLFLYTRFLEDEYYGLVTFLLSTSNLLMPLIALGIHHTIVKFFSSYFTKEEKDSFLSSVLFLPLFIAIPIAYFGNLFYQEIGDYLSVENPIIKDYTVVIYLVAVACSYFEIFYSWAKVQFQSVFGNILKELYNRVMVMILLFAVYFELITKQEFIYYLTGAYFLRMFIMMFYALKLYTPKFTFSRPDNFKEVIRYSGYIILAGSAGAIILDIDKFMIPGKESLVIAAYYSVAVFIGSFIEAPSRAMLNILQPLTSKTLNEENHKEVASLYKKSSINLLLISGLFFVLINANVGQLFNLLPKEYGGGALVVLMISVLKLYNGFLGNNGAIINNSKFYKITLPISISMALSVYLLNKLFYYELDMGTDGLALATLIVIFLANTFKLFFVKRKFSMTPFTDKSLKMIVIITVLYLAFIFWDFTISDIYLWKFPVHPIINIALKSILITVVYIVIVLKLNISNEFDLLLKKYYK, encoded by the coding sequence ATGGGAGTTGTATTTAAACAGTCTTTAAAAAACACACTTTTTATTTATCTTGGTTTTGCCTTTGGCGGAATTAATACCTTGTTTTTATATACTCGTTTTTTAGAAGATGAGTACTATGGTTTGGTGACTTTTCTGTTATCTACTTCTAATTTATTAATGCCGCTAATTGCATTAGGAATTCACCACACCATTGTAAAGTTTTTTTCTAGCTATTTTACAAAAGAAGAGAAAGATAGTTTCTTGTCATCTGTACTTTTTTTACCACTATTCATTGCAATTCCAATCGCTTATTTTGGCAACCTATTTTATCAAGAAATAGGAGATTATTTATCCGTAGAAAATCCTATTATAAAAGATTATACGGTTGTTATTTATCTAGTAGCTGTTGCTTGTTCTTATTTCGAGATTTTTTATTCTTGGGCTAAAGTTCAGTTTCAGTCTGTATTTGGTAATATTTTAAAAGAGCTGTATAACCGTGTAATGGTAATGATTTTGTTATTTGCAGTTTACTTTGAGTTGATAACAAAGCAGGAATTTATTTATTATTTAACCGGTGCTTATTTTCTAAGAATGTTTATAATGATGTTTTATGCATTAAAATTATATACGCCAAAATTCACCTTTTCTAGACCAGATAACTTTAAGGAAGTAATTCGTTATTCTGGCTATATTATTTTGGCAGGAAGTGCAGGAGCCATCATTTTAGATATTGATAAATTTATGATACCTGGTAAAGAATCTTTGGTTATTGCAGCTTATTATTCAGTAGCCGTTTTTATAGGTTCTTTTATAGAAGCACCAAGTAGAGCAATGTTAAACATTTTACAACCTTTAACATCTAAAACATTAAATGAAGAAAATCATAAGGAAGTAGCTTCCTTATATAAAAAGAGTTCTATTAACCTATTATTAATTAGTGGCCTTTTCTTTGTCTTGATAAATGCAAACGTTGGTCAATTATTTAACTTACTTCCTAAAGAATATGGTGGTGGTGCATTGGTGGTTCTTATGATTTCTGTACTGAAGCTATATAATGGTTTCTTAGGGAATAATGGAGCAATCATAAACAATTCTAAGTTTTACAAGATTACATTACCCATTAGTATTTCTATGGCGTTATCGGTTTACCTTTTAAATAAACTTTTTTATTATGAATTAGATATGGGAACAGATGGATTAGCATTGGCAACTTTAATCGTTATCTTTTTAGCAAATACGTTTAAACTGTTTTTTGTAAAACGTAAGTTTTCTATGACACCTTTTACAGACAAGTCGTTAAAAATGATTGTAATAATTACTGTTCTTTATCTTGCTTTTATTTTTTGGGATTTTACAATAAGTGATATTTATTTATGGAAGTTTCCTGTTCATCCTATTATAAATATTGCTTTAAAAAGCATTTTAATAACGGTAGTGTATATCGTTATAGTGCTTAAACTTAATATTTCTAATGAGTTTGATTTACTTTTAAAAAAATATTATAAATAG
- a CDS encoding glycosyltransferase family 4 protein: MKVLIITYYWPPAGGSGVQRWLKFVKYLQEFGIEPVVYTVDNVKYPKEDSTLINEVPNDIVVLKQPIWEPTDVLFWKKNRPQKSGISNASNGGILSFIRGNFFIPDPKVFWVNSSVKYLQKYLDSNNIHTIISTGPPHSMHLIAQKLHQKNNIKWLADFRDPWTDLYYNKDFKQLSFAKNRNKKLEEKVLKNADCVLTVSNALKTEFAKKASRVEVITNGFDDEVLTNSTGVLDTDFSVSYIGLLPKQSNPKVLFKVLKDLCLQSADFKNDLKLNFIGDISDEVRDEISKNNLTENSNFIGYVAHDKAIAYQQNAQVLLLLIPNVEKSEGILTGKLFEYLTAKRPILAIGPEDGDLSEIVKETNAGVVIDFNNEEKMSLEILKLYRQYKKGSLHVNSKNIEKFHRKALTKELALILKSLHS, encoded by the coding sequence TTGAAAGTATTAATAATTACATATTATTGGCCGCCTGCAGGAGGTTCTGGCGTTCAGCGTTGGTTAAAATTTGTAAAATATTTACAAGAATTTGGCATTGAACCTGTTGTGTATACGGTTGATAATGTAAAGTATCCGAAGGAAGATAGCACCTTAATTAATGAAGTCCCTAATGATATAGTAGTTTTAAAACAACCTATTTGGGAACCTACAGATGTTCTTTTTTGGAAAAAGAATAGACCTCAGAAAAGTGGGATTTCCAATGCAAGTAATGGAGGGATTTTATCATTTATAAGAGGGAATTTTTTTATTCCAGATCCTAAAGTATTTTGGGTAAATTCTTCTGTAAAATATCTTCAAAAGTATTTAGATTCCAATAATATTCATACAATTATTTCTACTGGTCCGCCGCATAGTATGCATTTAATTGCTCAGAAATTACATCAAAAAAACAACATAAAATGGCTTGCAGATTTTAGAGATCCTTGGACAGATTTGTACTATAATAAAGATTTTAAGCAATTGTCTTTTGCGAAAAATCGAAATAAAAAATTAGAAGAGAAAGTTTTAAAAAATGCAGATTGTGTATTAACGGTTAGTAATGCTCTAAAAACCGAATTTGCTAAAAAAGCGAGTAGAGTAGAAGTGATTACTAATGGTTTTGATGATGAAGTTTTAACCAATAGCACAGGTGTTTTAGATACGGATTTTTCTGTTTCCTACATCGGTTTGTTGCCAAAACAAAGCAATCCTAAGGTGTTGTTTAAAGTTTTAAAAGATCTTTGCTTGCAAAGTGCTGATTTTAAGAATGATTTAAAATTGAATTTTATTGGTGATATTTCTGATGAAGTTAGAGACGAAATTTCTAAAAATAACTTAACAGAGAACTCCAATTTTATTGGATATGTTGCGCATGATAAAGCAATAGCATATCAGCAGAATGCTCAGGTTTTGTTGTTGTTAATTCCGAATGTAGAAAAGTCAGAAGGAATTTTAACAGGAAAACTATTTGAGTATCTAACTGCCAAAAGACCTATTTTAGCAATTGGACCAGAAGATGGAGATTTATCAGAAATAGTAAAAGAAACAAATGCAGGTGTTGTAATTGACTTTAATAATGAAGAAAAAATGTCTTTAGAAATATTAAAATTATATCGTCAATATAAAAAAGGAAGTTTACATGTGAACTCTAAAAATATTGAGAAATTTCACAGAAAAGCTTTGACGAAAGAGTTGGCTTTGATTCTTAAAAGTTTACATTCGTAA
- a CDS encoding glycosyltransferase family 4 protein, whose protein sequence is MKIGMILDAPFPPDPRVENEAVSLVKAGHDVFLFCLKYGNEKSSEVINGIQVKRFVSNQLEYKLSALAYTVPFYGVLMKKKIHQFIEETKIDALHIHDIRIAEAVFNANKSFNVPVVLDLHDNMPEVMKLYPHLQKFPGKYIISPAKWKKKEKEFIEKADKVISVSPEFLDNLVERIPSVKEKLVLVPNTIRESFYKDYKIDKTILERYKDNFVLLYLGDTHLRRGLQTAIESLTSLKETIPNIKLVIVGKNTTDVVLKQQVADLKLEKFVDFEGWQNVSLFQSYILSSAICISPLHRNLQHDVAYANKIFQYMSLAKPLLVSDATAQKRVVENNKTGLIHKDRDVKDFSDKIITLYKDEELRNELGQNGKEFIENEFSWEQTSKKLLHLYDNLPS, encoded by the coding sequence ATGAAAATAGGGATGATTTTAGATGCTCCTTTTCCGCCTGATCCAAGGGTAGAAAACGAAGCCGTTTCTTTAGTAAAAGCAGGTCATGATGTTTTTCTGTTCTGTTTAAAATATGGAAATGAAAAATCGTCTGAAGTTATAAATGGAATTCAGGTTAAAAGATTTGTTTCAAATCAACTAGAATATAAATTATCCGCTTTAGCGTATACCGTCCCTTTTTATGGTGTTTTGATGAAAAAAAAGATTCATCAATTTATAGAAGAAACTAAAATTGATGCGTTACATATACATGACATTAGAATTGCAGAAGCTGTTTTTAATGCAAACAAATCTTTCAATGTACCTGTAGTTTTAGACTTGCATGACAACATGCCAGAAGTGATGAAATTGTATCCGCACTTGCAGAAATTTCCAGGAAAGTATATTATTTCACCAGCAAAATGGAAAAAGAAAGAAAAGGAATTTATTGAAAAAGCAGATAAAGTAATTTCGGTTTCTCCTGAATTTTTAGATAATTTGGTAGAAAGAATTCCATCTGTAAAAGAAAAGTTAGTTTTAGTGCCTAATACCATTAGAGAGTCATTTTACAAAGATTATAAAATTGATAAAACGATTTTAGAGAGATATAAAGACAATTTTGTACTCTTGTATTTAGGAGACACCCATTTAAGAAGAGGCTTGCAAACTGCCATTGAATCTCTAACTTCTTTAAAAGAAACCATCCCAAATATTAAGTTGGTTATTGTAGGAAAGAATACGACAGATGTTGTTTTAAAACAACAGGTAGCCGACTTAAAATTAGAAAAATTTGTAGATTTTGAAGGTTGGCAAAATGTTTCTTTATTTCAATCTTATATTTTGTCTAGTGCTATTTGTATTTCGCCTTTGCATAGAAACTTACAACACGATGTTGCGTATGCAAATAAGATTTTTCAATATATGAGTTTAGCCAAACCACTTTTAGTGAGTGATGCTACGGCTCAAAAAAGAGTTGTAGAGAACAATAAAACAGGTTTAATTCATAAAGACAGAGATGTTAAAGATTTTTCTGATAAAATTATAACGCTCTATAAGGATGAGGAATTAAGAAATGAGTTAGGACAAAACGGAAAAGAGTTTATAGAAAATGAATTCTCTTGGGAGCAGACTTCTAAAAAACTGCTACATTTATACGATAATCTACCATCTTGA
- a CDS encoding YfhO family protein, with amino-acid sequence MKFTKILPYLGAIAIFALASIIYFHPVLKGEKLNQSDITQFTGMVKEINDFRADKNTEPYWTGASFSGMPAYQVSAYYPNDFVRGLDRTLRFLPRPADYTFLYFLSFFVLMMALKVNWRLAVFGSLAFGFSTYLIIIFGAGHNAKAHAIAYMPLILAGLLWIFQKRYILGFMVTGVAMALEIYTNHPQMTYYLGFALIILGIVEFIHAIKEKIIPTFIKQVAIIFAAVLLGIGANAPRLMAMKEYADHSTRGKSELTITPDGSKKEVTKGLDKAYITEYSYAKLETFNLFIPRYMGGGTIEKLGEGSNFYQLLEEKAGRNAAKEYSEQALTYWGDQNIVEAPAYIGAVIFFLFFLGIFLVKGRLKQWLVTATVFSILMSWGRNFDVLTNFFIDYFPLYNKFRAVSSIQIIAELCVPILGILALKEFFSSKISSDEKLDGLKKAVYAFGGLIIVGFLLAHGFSTFEGIRDAQYKQLPGLADAIISDRKSMLFTDTLRSLFLMILSAGILWMLLKDKLKQGVAILALTVFLLFDLISVDKKYVNEDDFKSARKIDKPFIASTADKIILQDKSHYRVGNFTVNPMNDGSTSYFHQSIGGYHAAKLGRYQELFDFQIAKNNMQVLNMLNTKYFIIGNDKGEKQSQLNPDANGNAWFVERVKIVDSANKEMLALDSLNTKNTAVYKKDVASGNQITFPKEIDSTAKIELLNYDVTTLTYQAKTLKDQFAVFSEIYYKDGWNAYVDGKLTPHVRVNYVLRGMTIPAGEHTIEFKFEPKVIQQGKIISLASYALLILITAGWFFYEKKKEKQ; translated from the coding sequence ATGAAGTTTACTAAAATTTTACCTTATTTAGGTGCTATTGCAATTTTTGCTTTGGCATCCATTATCTATTTTCATCCTGTTTTAAAAGGAGAGAAACTAAATCAGTCAGATATTACTCAGTTTACCGGAATGGTAAAAGAGATTAATGATTTTAGAGCAGATAAAAACACAGAACCTTATTGGACAGGCGCTTCTTTTAGTGGAATGCCGGCGTATCAAGTAAGTGCTTATTATCCGAATGATTTTGTAAGAGGATTAGACAGAACTTTACGTTTTTTACCAAGACCTGCAGATTATACTTTCTTATATTTTTTAAGCTTTTTTGTGTTAATGATGGCTTTGAAAGTAAATTGGAGATTGGCTGTTTTTGGATCTCTTGCCTTTGGTTTTTCAACCTATTTAATAATTATTTTTGGAGCAGGACATAATGCAAAAGCTCATGCAATTGCTTATATGCCGTTGATTTTGGCGGGATTGTTATGGATTTTTCAGAAGCGATATATACTTGGTTTTATGGTGACTGGAGTTGCAATGGCTTTAGAAATTTATACCAACCATCCTCAGATGACCTATTATTTAGGTTTTGCACTAATCATATTAGGTATTGTAGAATTTATTCATGCAATTAAAGAAAAAATTATTCCTACTTTTATAAAACAAGTTGCCATAATTTTTGCTGCAGTTTTATTAGGTATTGGTGCAAATGCACCTCGTTTAATGGCTATGAAAGAATATGCAGATCATAGTACCAGAGGGAAATCTGAATTGACCATTACGCCAGATGGAAGTAAAAAAGAAGTTACAAAAGGTTTAGATAAAGCCTATATTACAGAATATAGTTACGCAAAATTAGAAACTTTTAATTTATTCATTCCTCGTTATATGGGCGGAGGAACCATAGAAAAATTAGGTGAAGGTTCTAATTTTTATCAACTTTTAGAAGAAAAAGCAGGTAGAAATGCTGCTAAAGAATACTCGGAACAAGCACTTACGTATTGGGGAGATCAAAATATTGTTGAAGCACCCGCTTATATTGGTGCTGTAATTTTCTTTCTATTTTTCTTAGGGATATTTTTAGTAAAAGGACGCTTGAAACAATGGTTAGTTACTGCAACCGTTTTTTCAATTTTAATGAGTTGGGGAAGAAATTTTGATGTTTTAACCAATTTCTTTATTGACTATTTTCCGTTGTACAATAAATTTAGAGCAGTATCCTCGATACAAATAATTGCAGAATTATGCGTGCCTATTTTAGGAATATTAGCATTAAAAGAATTCTTTTCGTCTAAGATTTCTTCGGATGAAAAACTAGACGGATTAAAAAAAGCAGTCTATGCTTTTGGAGGATTAATTATTGTTGGTTTTTTATTAGCACACGGGTTTTCTACTTTTGAAGGAATACGAGATGCACAATATAAACAGTTACCTGGTTTAGCAGATGCTATTATTTCTGATAGAAAATCGATGTTATTTACAGATACATTGCGTTCTTTATTTTTAATGATACTTTCTGCAGGTATTTTATGGATGTTGTTAAAGGATAAATTAAAACAAGGTGTTGCTATTTTAGCATTAACTGTCTTTTTGTTATTCGATTTAATTTCTGTTGATAAAAAATATGTCAATGAAGATGATTTTAAATCTGCAAGAAAAATTGATAAACCATTTATAGCTTCAACAGCAGATAAAATTATTTTACAAGATAAAAGTCATTATAGAGTTGGTAACTTTACGGTAAACCCAATGAATGATGGAAGTACATCTTATTTTCATCAATCTATTGGTGGGTATCACGCAGCGAAGTTAGGTCGCTATCAAGAGTTATTCGATTTTCAAATTGCCAAAAATAACATGCAAGTTTTAAACATGTTAAATACCAAATATTTTATTATTGGTAATGATAAAGGAGAGAAGCAATCGCAATTAAACCCAGATGCTAACGGAAATGCTTGGTTTGTAGAACGTGTAAAAATTGTAGATTCTGCAAATAAAGAAATGCTTGCATTAGATTCTTTAAACACAAAAAATACTGCTGTTTATAAGAAAGATGTTGCTAGTGGAAATCAAATTACTTTTCCTAAAGAAATTGATAGTACTGCCAAAATAGAGCTTTTAAATTACGATGTAACAACGTTAACATATCAAGCTAAAACATTGAAAGATCAGTTTGCTGTTTTCTCTGAAATATATTATAAAGATGGTTGGAATGCTTATGTTGATGGAAAATTAACGCCTCATGTTCGTGTAAATTATGTGTTACGTGGAATGACAATTCCTGCCGGAGAACATACGATTGAATTTAAGTTTGAGCCAAAAGTAATTCAGCAAGGAAAAATTATTTCATTAGCTTCTTATGCGTTGTTAATTTTGATAACAGCGGGTTGGTTTTTTTATGAAAAGAAGAAAGAAAAACAATGA
- a CDS encoding IS1595 family transposase: protein MDNFEGQDILNFIKELPNDEACKAYLSKIKWQDGFKCSKCGHTKGCEKAGYNYHCYACHHVESATANTLFHKVKFGLQKAFCVAFEMSTNSKSTSSIQMGKRFSIRQGTAWYFMQKVRKAMKSSQKYPLETLIHVDEFTVGGKEEGKQGRSYDTKKKKAVIAVELTDNNKVKRVYIKSINDYSAKSLTPIFEEHISKSAKIITDKWRGYEPLKEVYNIEQIYSNNGANFKQLHVMIMQVKSWLRAIPTHVSKWHIQAYFDEFCFRINRSQFQKSIFHKTIERMVVAKPVYQNQIKQKLNV from the coding sequence ATGGATAATTTTGAAGGTCAAGATATACTAAACTTTATAAAAGAACTACCAAATGATGAAGCCTGTAAAGCTTATTTATCAAAAATAAAATGGCAGGATGGTTTTAAATGTAGTAAATGTGGACATACAAAAGGTTGTGAAAAAGCTGGATATAATTATCACTGTTATGCTTGCCATCATGTAGAAAGTGCTACTGCAAATACACTTTTTCATAAAGTTAAATTTGGATTGCAAAAAGCGTTTTGTGTTGCTTTTGAAATGAGCACAAATAGTAAAAGTACTTCAAGTATTCAAATGGGTAAACGCTTTAGTATTCGTCAAGGAACTGCATGGTATTTTATGCAAAAAGTTCGTAAAGCAATGAAAAGTAGTCAAAAATATCCTCTAGAAACCTTAATTCATGTTGATGAGTTTACTGTTGGAGGAAAAGAAGAAGGAAAACAAGGTAGGAGTTACGATACAAAAAAGAAAAAAGCCGTAATTGCAGTAGAATTAACAGATAACAATAAGGTGAAAAGAGTTTACATTAAATCTATAAACGACTATTCTGCAAAATCATTAACACCAATTTTTGAAGAACACATAAGTAAATCTGCTAAAATAATAACAGATAAATGGAGAGGATATGAACCTTTGAAAGAAGTTTATAACATTGAGCAAATCTATAGTAATAATGGTGCTAACTTTAAACAATTACATGTCATGATTATGCAAGTTAAGTCTTGGCTTAGAGCAATACCAACTCATGTAAGTAAATGGCATATTCAAGCTTATTTTGATGAATTTTGTTTTAGAATTAATAGATCTCAATTTCAGAAAAGTATATTTCATAAAACAATTGAAAGAATGGTAGTTGCCAAACCAGTTTATCAAAATCAAATAAAACAGAAGCTAAACGTATAA
- a CDS encoding DUF4834 family protein, protein MGLLRTIAIIVFCYYAFKFLAKLFAPFLIKKAAETIKKKAEQQYGGGQQQEPQKNTVPEGKTVIDKTPGNQQQSKNSVGEYVDFEEID, encoded by the coding sequence ATGGGATTATTAAGAACCATAGCTATTATTGTTTTTTGCTATTATGCTTTTAAGTTTTTAGCAAAGTTATTCGCACCTTTTTTAATTAAAAAAGCTGCTGAAACAATTAAAAAGAAAGCAGAACAGCAATACGGTGGCGGACAACAACAAGAACCGCAAAAAAATACTGTGCCAGAAGGGAAAACAGTAATTGATAAAACTCCAGGGAATCAACAGCAAAGTAAAAACTCTGTTGGTGAATATGTGGATTTTGAGGAAATAGATTAA
- a CDS encoding transporter produces the protein MKNLFLKFFITLTVSITYSTQAQYTDVINSNNPGFSESPYSVGTGVYQFETSFFYKKTNIEPTFSIPESFGADLLFRTSFFLEKLELNAQLTYQKDEVTFNNIFTSQYSTSGLSKFTIGAKYLLFQPEYTDKTKEVRSWRRRHAFDKKRLIPSVALYLGVNTDEVNDIYKTGSVSPKLGILLQQNITDRFNIVYNGYYDKIGTDFFELSYIITATQNLNYNWSGFIEHQAIFKNEQNNLNLGAGLAYLINEDFQINTSARFLKEGKSKGVYGSVGISYRIDSHSDSYTDLDDSGKVIKDTPISRYNKKQNGFFSRMFKKKDKKKAVRKRSRTRTSTKEKKGGFLGLFGKKKAKKETDIEKLEREIKELEKEVEED, from the coding sequence ATGAAAAACCTTTTCCTGAAATTTTTTATTACGCTCACCGTATCCATAACCTACTCTACACAAGCACAATACACAGATGTAATAAACTCTAATAATCCTGGTTTTTCAGAGAGTCCTTATAGTGTTGGTACAGGCGTATATCAATTTGAAACTAGTTTTTTCTACAAAAAGACGAATATAGAGCCTACTTTTTCTATACCAGAATCTTTTGGAGCAGATTTACTTTTTAGAACAAGTTTTTTTCTTGAAAAATTAGAATTAAATGCGCAGTTAACCTACCAAAAAGACGAAGTTACGTTTAATAACATTTTTACATCACAGTATTCAACTTCTGGATTGAGTAAATTTACAATCGGTGCAAAATATTTGTTATTTCAACCAGAATATACAGATAAAACAAAAGAAGTAAGAAGTTGGAGAAGGCGACATGCTTTTGATAAGAAACGATTAATTCCTTCAGTTGCTTTGTATTTAGGGGTAAATACAGATGAAGTAAATGACATTTATAAAACAGGAAGCGTTTCTCCTAAATTAGGAATTTTATTACAACAAAACATTACAGATCGATTTAATATTGTTTACAATGGATATTACGATAAAATAGGAACCGATTTCTTTGAACTTTCATACATTATTACCGCTACACAGAACTTAAATTACAATTGGTCTGGTTTTATAGAACACCAAGCAATTTTTAAAAATGAGCAAAATAATTTAAATTTAGGTGCAGGATTAGCGTATCTTATTAATGAAGATTTTCAAATTAACACCTCAGCTAGATTTCTAAAAGAAGGAAAATCTAAAGGCGTTTATGGTAGTGTAGGTATTTCATATAGAATAGATAGTCATTCTGATTCTTATACAGATTTAGACGATAGCGGTAAAGTAATTAAAGACACGCCAATTAGCAGGTACAATAAAAAACAAAACGGTTTTTTCTCTAGAATGTTTAAGAAAAAAGACAAGAAGAAAGCTGTTAGAAAAAGAAGCAGAACAAGAACTTCTACAAAAGAGAAAAAAGGGGGATTTTTAGGTCTGTTTGGGAAGAAAAAGGCAAAAAAAGAAACGGATATAGAAAAACTAGAAAGAGAAATTAAAGAGCTCGAGAAAGAAGTTGAAGAAGATTAA
- a CDS encoding GTP cyclohydrolase, giving the protein MITIKKMTTKKEMKQFVTFPFSLYKDHKYWVPPIIKDEIDNFDPAKNPVFENADAQFFVALRDGKIVGRVIAIINWFEVEKQQIKKMRFGWFDVIDDIEVSKVLLEKVKEIGLENNLEYIEGPIGFNNLDKTGVLTEGFDHIGTMITWYNYPYYKDHLEQLGFVKEKEYLENKFKFKNVDGVYFDRISKILKKRLKLKALDFTKTKDIMPYVDDMFDVFSASYSKLSSFVPISDSQIAFFKKKYISFINPEYIKFVVDENNKLVAFAIVMPSFSEALQKAKGKLFPFGLFHLLKARKHSKDVTFYLIGVHPDYQNKGVHAIIFDQYTKTFAPLGIENCIRTPELEDNEAIKKLWENFDPVTHKRRRTYRKSIQQAVGKNKKLCAFATLRENKTMKLF; this is encoded by the coding sequence ATGATTACAATTAAAAAAATGACCACCAAAAAGGAAATGAAACAATTTGTAACATTTCCTTTTTCGTTATATAAAGACCATAAGTATTGGGTTCCTCCTATTATTAAAGATGAAATAGACAATTTTGATCCAGCAAAAAACCCTGTTTTTGAAAATGCAGATGCTCAGTTTTTTGTTGCCTTAAGAGATGGTAAAATTGTAGGAAGAGTTATTGCTATAATCAATTGGTTTGAGGTTGAAAAACAACAAATTAAAAAAATGCGCTTTGGTTGGTTTGATGTTATTGATGATATTGAAGTAAGTAAAGTTCTATTAGAAAAAGTAAAAGAAATAGGATTAGAAAACAACTTAGAATATATAGAAGGACCTATAGGTTTTAATAACTTAGACAAAACCGGAGTTTTAACAGAAGGTTTCGACCATATTGGTACCATGATAACCTGGTACAATTATCCTTATTATAAGGATCATTTAGAACAATTAGGTTTTGTAAAAGAGAAGGAATATTTAGAAAATAAATTCAAGTTTAAAAATGTAGATGGTGTTTATTTTGATAGAATAAGTAAAATCTTAAAAAAAAGGTTAAAACTAAAAGCATTAGATTTCACAAAGACCAAAGACATTATGCCTTATGTAGATGATATGTTTGATGTTTTTAGTGCATCCTACTCTAAACTGTCTTCTTTTGTACCTATTTCAGATTCTCAAATTGCTTTTTTTAAGAAGAAATACATCAGCTTTATCAACCCCGAATATATAAAATTTGTGGTTGATGAAAATAATAAACTCGTTGCTTTTGCTATTGTAATGCCTTCTTTTTCTGAAGCATTACAGAAAGCAAAAGGAAAATTATTTCCATTCGGATTGTTTCACTTATTAAAAGCTAGAAAACACTCTAAAGACGTTACTTTTTACTTAATCGGCGTACATCCAGATTATCAAAATAAAGGGGTACATGCAATAATATTTGATCAATACACAAAAACTTTTGCACCTCTAGGAATAGAAAATTGTATTAGAACTCCCGAGTTAGAAGACAATGAAGCTATTAAAAAATTATGGGAAAATTTTGATCCTGTAACGCATAAAAGACGAAGAACGTATAGAAAGAGTATTCAGCAGGCAGTTGGCAAAAATAAAAAACTTTGCGCCTTTGCGACTTTGCGAGAAAACAAAACCATGAAACTATTTTAA
- a CDS encoding 16S rRNA (uracil(1498)-N(3))-methyltransferase: MQLFYNSEISTETTQLTFDKIESKHIVRVLRKKENDILKITNGKGFLFDVKIILASDKKCLAEVIGFEEKPKPWNYYLHIAIAPTKLNDRIEWFLEKATEIGIDEITPIICSNSERRVVKLERFEKIIQSAMKQSLKFTLPKLNEPIKLNDFIKQDFEGNVCIAHCEDQKDKNLLQSVVKPSEKTTILIGPEGDFSIDEIKKCLTKNMTPISLGESRLRTETAALVAVNTISFINQ, translated from the coding sequence ATGCAACTATTTTATAATTCAGAAATTTCTACAGAAACAACGCAACTTACATTCGATAAAATTGAGAGTAAACATATTGTGCGCGTTTTACGTAAAAAAGAAAATGACATTCTTAAAATTACAAACGGTAAAGGTTTTTTGTTTGATGTAAAAATTATACTTGCAAGCGACAAAAAATGTTTGGCAGAAGTTATTGGTTTTGAAGAAAAACCAAAACCTTGGAATTATTACTTGCATATTGCCATTGCTCCTACTAAATTAAATGATAGAATTGAATGGTTTTTAGAAAAAGCAACAGAAATTGGTATCGATGAAATTACACCAATTATTTGTTCAAATTCAGAACGTAGAGTTGTAAAATTAGAACGTTTCGAAAAAATTATTCAGTCTGCCATGAAGCAATCTTTAAAATTCACGCTTCCTAAATTGAATGAACCCATAAAATTGAATGATTTTATAAAACAAGACTTTGAAGGTAACGTTTGTATTGCACACTGCGAAGATCAAAAAGATAAAAACTTATTACAATCTGTTGTAAAGCCTTCAGAAAAAACCACCATTTTAATTGGCCCCGAAGGTGATTTTTCTATTGATGAAATTAAAAAATGTTTAACAAAAAACATGACTCCTATTTCTTTAGGAGAAAGTAGATTGCGTACAGAAACTGCTGCATTGGTAGCTGTAAATACCATTTCGTTTATCAATCAGTAA